A section of the Hippea sp. KM1 genome encodes:
- a CDS encoding ATP-binding cassette domain-containing protein: MLKLENIKYSKNSNEIIKGINMEFEEGKVYGIVGNNGVGKSTIGYIIMGLSDYKPNEGRIVLDGEDITALDVTERAKRGISLLWQEPARFEGITVENYLKLNRNIPKKEIEEALEFVNLEPNKYLKRFVDKKLSGGERKKVELASCLLLKPRYIIMDEPDSGIDIMSLDMIIKVINRFKEMGSAVIVITHRKEIALSCSYSYLICAGKVFLEGSSEKIVEYYEKTCDTCGHINYLEED; encoded by the coding sequence ATGCTTAAGCTTGAGAATATAAAGTATTCCAAGAATTCAAACGAGATCATCAAAGGCATAAACATGGAGTTTGAAGAGGGCAAGGTTTACGGTATAGTGGGTAATAACGGCGTTGGTAAATCAACAATAGGTTATATCATTATGGGGCTTTCTGATTATAAACCGAATGAGGGTAGGATTGTACTTGATGGTGAGGATATAACCGCGCTGGATGTCACAGAAAGGGCAAAAAGGGGTATATCGCTTCTGTGGCAGGAGCCTGCAAGGTTTGAGGGTATAACGGTTGAAAACTATCTAAAGCTCAATCGGAATATACCAAAAAAGGAGATAGAAGAGGCATTGGAGTTTGTTAATCTTGAGCCCAATAAATACCTAAAGCGCTTTGTGGATAAGAAGTTATCCGGGGGTGAGAGAAAGAAGGTTGAACTTGCAAGCTGCCTGCTTTTAAAGCCAAGGTATATAATAATGGATGAACCGGATAGCGGTATCGATATAATGAGCCTGGATATGATAATAAAGGTCATAAATCGCTTTAAAGAGATGGGGAGCGCCGTTATTGTTATAACCCACAGAAAGGAGATAGCCTTGAGTTGCTCCTATTCTTATCTTATATGCGCTGGTAAGGTTTTTTTGGAAGGCTCAAGTGAAAAGATAGTGGAGTACTATGAGAAAACCTGCGATACATGCGGCCACATAAACTATCTGGAGGAAGATTAG
- the rdgB gene encoding RdgB/HAM1 family non-canonical purine NTP pyrophosphatase, producing MQSDRVIVVATNNKHKLKEIRQILEGFKVLSASDVVEGFNPSEDGKTFCENSLIKAKALAEFSQYPVLADDSGLEVFSLGGEPGVYSSRYSSSGLDEDNIKKLLERLKGEVDRRARFSCCMSLIVGGCIIQKEGYVYGVIIDKPIGDNGFGYDPIFVPDGYDMTFAQMSQDQKNAISHRRRALAMIKEELEKIYG from the coding sequence TTGCAAAGCGATAGAGTTATTGTTGTGGCGACAAACAACAAGCACAAGCTTAAAGAGATAAGACAGATCCTTGAGGGTTTTAAGGTTCTGTCGGCCTCTGATGTTGTGGAGGGGTTCAATCCTTCTGAAGACGGCAAGACATTCTGTGAGAACTCGCTCATAAAGGCTAAAGCCCTGGCCGAATTTAGCCAATATCCCGTATTGGCCGATGATTCTGGCCTTGAGGTGTTTTCGTTGGGCGGAGAGCCGGGGGTTTACTCCTCGCGGTACTCCTCAAGCGGGCTCGATGAGGATAACATAAAAAAGCTCCTTGAGAGGCTAAAGGGTGAGGTTGACAGGAGGGCCCGGTTTAGCTGCTGCATGAGTCTCATCGTGGGGGGGTGCATAATCCAGAAGGAGGGTTATGTTTACGGTGTGATAATAGATAAACCTATAGGCGATAACGGTTTTGGCTATGATCCGATCTTTGTGCCTGATGGTTATGATATGACATTTGCCCAGATGAGCCAGGATCAGAAAAACGCCATATCACACAGAAGAAGGGCTTTGGCAATGATAAAAGAGGAGTTGGAGAAGATTTATGGTTAA
- a CDS encoding efflux RND transporter periplasmic adaptor subunit translates to MNKKLDFFLILASIIAIVSVPLFYRGVYRKFKELTIRRAFVSAEVIGVSPSYVSGMVVKMYVRRGDTVKKGQMIALIDDTLYKAEVDKKLSRLNSMSFELKRFDNNTNGYAYMSLKNEIDVLKKDVKLSQLMLSYTRVVSPIDGVVAKDVVHVGDSVSPSTVIAYLYKPKTLYVKAFVDVDDTEYLRVGQIVKLRDIATKAETLGKIEKLGDIDVFSVCNNGDVLPVEISLKSNKGFNFSDPVVVIVKK, encoded by the coding sequence ATGAATAAGAAGCTGGATTTCTTTCTGATTCTTGCCTCTATTATAGCGATTGTTTCGGTGCCATTATTTTACAGGGGCGTCTATAGGAAGTTTAAAGAGCTGACAATCAGAAGGGCCTTTGTTTCTGCCGAGGTTATCGGCGTTTCCCCTTCCTATGTGTCGGGTATGGTTGTTAAGATGTATGTTAGGCGGGGGGATACGGTCAAGAAGGGGCAGATGATCGCTCTAATCGATGATACGCTCTATAAGGCCGAGGTGGACAAAAAGCTCAGCAGGCTGAATAGCATGTCGTTTGAGCTTAAGAGGTTTGATAACAATACGAACGGCTATGCCTATATGAGCTTAAAGAACGAGATCGATGTTCTAAAGAAGGATGTAAAGCTATCCCAGCTTATGCTTTCATACACCAGGGTTGTAAGCCCCATTGACGGTGTGGTGGCAAAGGATGTTGTCCATGTAGGCGATAGCGTTTCTCCATCAACGGTAATAGCGTATCTGTATAAACCCAAAACCCTCTATGTTAAGGCGTTTGTCGATGTTGATGATACTGAGTATCTGAGGGTTGGGCAGATCGTTAAACTTAGGGATATAGCCACAAAGGCAGAAACATTGGGCAAGATAGAGAAGTTGGGCGACATAGATGTCTTCAGTGTTTGTAATAACGGCGATGTGTTGCCCGTTGAGATCTCTTTGAAGTCCAACAAGGGCTTTAACTTCTCAGATCCCGTTGTCGTTATTGTAAAAAAATAA
- a CDS encoding O-antigen ligase family protein — MIFLTIAVVLLSLSTPTSIALDNVAIGVGLLGLILSYKRLRLSDIDYRVLGVSGVGFVSSILSYRPIHSLNNAHYLWHFLPYFISSRVDRKKIRLVLILLGIAAIVSAFAVIFQAFTGIKINHAHLSDFMNIHFFKKPHYYVDIGLFSNSLTTAGILAPISLLFISVSVFEKDVKLRFYYLLVSFLLFVALLLTLKRTYWLGFLVALLLSPFIYFRSKSFRAIVLTILTVSVLSYFFIKPVHNSFQAVIHYSKSESAINRIALWQAGIDLYKDYNIKNKLIGCGSGNLFHYVKPYMIKRVRMAFPHKKDIMPYVYSSVHNEYLQILLKWGVVGLVVWLYLWGYVLYRNVVFIRKTDSDFYRGVAIGLTMGFIAFLVGGFFEHNVGDAEVIISVMFLLGLDKNILDSLGEAG, encoded by the coding sequence ATGATTTTTTTAACCATTGCTGTTGTTCTTTTGAGTTTGTCAACGCCCACATCCATAGCCTTGGATAATGTTGCCATAGGCGTCGGTCTGTTGGGTTTGATATTATCTTACAAAAGGCTAAGGCTTTCGGATATAGATTACAGGGTGTTGGGTGTTTCGGGTGTCGGGTTTGTATCGTCTATTCTGTCGTATAGACCCATTCATAGCCTAAACAATGCACACTATCTGTGGCACTTTTTGCCGTATTTTATCTCATCGAGGGTCGATAGAAAGAAGATAAGGTTGGTGTTGATATTGCTGGGTATTGCTGCCATAGTTAGCGCATTTGCCGTCATCTTTCAGGCTTTTACGGGGATAAAAATAAATCATGCCCACTTAAGCGATTTTATGAATATACACTTTTTTAAAAAACCTCATTATTATGTCGACATAGGGTTATTTAGCAACTCTCTGACAACAGCGGGAATACTGGCTCCTATTTCTCTTTTGTTTATCTCTGTTTCTGTATTCGAGAAGGATGTTAAATTGAGGTTTTACTATTTACTTGTGTCTTTTCTTCTTTTTGTTGCGTTGCTGCTTACTCTGAAGCGCACATATTGGCTGGGTTTTTTGGTTGCCCTGCTTCTTTCCCCTTTTATATATTTTAGATCCAAATCGTTTAGGGCAATAGTCTTGACTATTCTAACCGTCTCTGTGCTTTCTTACTTCTTTATTAAGCCAGTTCATAATAGCTTTCAGGCTGTAATTCATTACAGCAAGAGCGAATCGGCTATAAATAGGATAGCCCTCTGGCAGGCGGGGATTGATTTGTATAAGGATTATAACATAAAGAACAAGCTCATAGGTTGCGGAAGCGGTAATCTGTTTCATTATGTTAAACCTTATATGATAAAAAGGGTTAGAATGGCTTTTCCCCATAAAAAGGATATTATGCCTTATGTGTATAGTTCTGTTCACAACGAATATCTGCAAATTTTGCTTAAGTGGGGCGTTGTGGGTCTTGTTGTGTGGCTTTATTTATGGGGCTATGTGCTGTATAGGAATGTTGTTTTTATAAGAAAAACGGATAGTGATTTTTACCGAGGGGTTGCTATAGGCCTGACGATGGGCTTTATTGCCTTTTTGGTGGGTGGTTTTTTTGAGCATAATGTCGGTGATGCAGAGGTTATAATAAGCGTAATGTTTCTTCTTGGATTGGACAAGAATATTCTTGATTCGTTGGGGGAGGCAGGATGA
- the fsa gene encoding fructose-6-phosphate aldolase: protein MKFFLDTANVERIRYFAEMGLVDGITTNPSLIAKEGRDFKEVISQITEIVDGPISAEVVSTEAVGMIEEARELAAIHENIVIKIPMTREGIKATHQLASKGIRVNMTLVFSPAQALLAAKAGARYVSPFIGRLDDISTDGLDMVAQIRAILDNYDFECEIIAASIRHPLHVIGVAKMGVDIATIPPDVMDKLFNHPLTDIGLERFLKDWENAFAKR from the coding sequence ATGAAGTTCTTTTTGGATACTGCAAATGTGGAAAGGATAAGGTATTTTGCCGAGATGGGGCTTGTGGACGGCATTACAACAAACCCGAGTCTCATTGCCAAAGAGGGCAGGGACTTCAAGGAGGTAATAAGCCAGATAACAGAGATCGTCGATGGGCCCATATCGGCTGAGGTCGTCTCAACAGAGGCCGTCGGCATGATCGAGGAGGCCAGGGAGCTTGCAGCAATACATGAAAACATCGTAATAAAGATACCGATGACAAGGGAGGGTATAAAGGCCACACATCAACTTGCATCGAAGGGCATAAGGGTTAACATGACCCTTGTCTTTTCACCTGCCCAGGCGTTGCTTGCTGCCAAGGCCGGTGCGAGGTATGTAAGCCCATTTATTGGCAGGCTTGATGATATATCGACCGATGGGCTTGATATGGTGGCACAGATTAGGGCAATTCTTGATAATTACGACTTTGAGTGCGAGATTATAGCTGCAAGCATCAGGCATCCTTTACATGTAATAGGGGTTGCCAAGATGGGTGTTGATATAGCCACCATACCGCCCGATGTTATGGATAAGCTGTTCAATCACCCCTTAACCGATATAGGTCTTGAGAGGTTTTTGAAGGATTGGGAGAATGCCTTTGCAAAGCGATAG
- the lptA gene encoding lipopolysaccharide transport periplasmic protein LptA: MVKRILVVLAILMVSLKASAVNPKEYIKKGNQPLHITADKLTAFDKKGLYIFEGNVIATRGDVRLTSDRMEVYKDKKTGDIGKVVCIGHVVITKQDKKAMGDKAIYTASDSKVVLIGHAKVISGKNNITSDRVVYYLDRDYVVSQSDNKTKRVEVTIYPNQKKGSQ; this comes from the coding sequence ATGGTTAAAAGGATTCTTGTGGTTTTGGCCATTTTAATGGTGAGCCTTAAGGCTTCAGCCGTCAATCCTAAGGAATACATAAAAAAAGGCAACCAGCCGCTCCACATAACGGCCGATAAGCTTACGGCTTTTGATAAAAAGGGGCTCTATATCTTTGAGGGTAATGTAATTGCAACAAGGGGTGATGTTAGGTTAACATCGGATAGAATGGAGGTCTATAAGGATAAAAAAACCGGCGATATCGGCAAGGTTGTGTGTATTGGACATGTCGTTATAACGAAGCAGGATAAGAAGGCCATGGGCGATAAGGCCATATATACGGCATCCGATTCCAAGGTGGTCTTAATTGGTCATGCTAAGGTGATCTCGGGAAAAAACAACATAACTTCAGATAGGGTTGTTTATTATCTCGATAGGGATTATGTTGTGTCTCAGTCGGATAACAAGACAAAGAGGGTTGAGGTTACCATATATCCAAATCAGAAGAAGGGGAGTCAATAG
- a CDS encoding PP0621 family protein codes for MLKILFFLFLLFLFVTIYSFKKRVDNILDAIFPPRDKAKQNNNRNNRPEQLVKCANCGVYLPKSEAVKKIKLTGGVVYFCSEQCKKEYGKR; via the coding sequence ATGCTTAAGATTTTATTTTTTCTCTTTCTGCTTTTTTTGTTTGTGACGATATATTCGTTTAAAAAGCGTGTTGATAATATACTCGATGCTATATTTCCGCCAAGGGATAAAGCAAAACAGAATAACAACAGAAATAATCGGCCTGAGCAGCTTGTGAAGTGTGCAAACTGCGGTGTGTATTTGCCAAAATCCGAGGCCGTCAAGAAGATAAAACTAACAGGTGGTGTGGTCTATTTTTGTTCAGAGCAATGCAAAAAGGAGTATGGTAAGAGATGA
- a CDS encoding YhjD/YihY/BrkB family envelope integrity protein has translation MSFFNIKEALRIYKERQVLLWSAFLTYLTVLNIVPFVYFSLFVLSHLPFVDKKIPYFKKAIVNIVPAYADKVSVYFDVFLSKLSSMELINSIIFSLSMMSLVLGFFKAIRYILQTRDKLNILKTFGFVLLGIIGVGVVITIAVALRIVIPLFMPKIADAAYVKLLPFLIWFIFLFALFYITKPKDLRFLNVLVASFITTVAVFLLKGALSAYFSVFSYNKVYGAVAIVPSLLLWLFLLWNVILFGVVLAKVLRI, from the coding sequence ATGTCGTTTTTTAACATCAAGGAGGCGCTCCGCATTTACAAAGAGAGGCAGGTGCTGTTGTGGAGCGCTTTTTTGACCTATCTTACCGTTCTAAACATAGTGCCTTTTGTCTATTTTTCCTTGTTTGTGCTATCCCATCTGCCCTTTGTCGATAAGAAGATCCCTTACTTCAAAAAGGCGATTGTCAATATAGTGCCGGCCTATGCGGATAAGGTCAGTGTCTATTTTGATGTGTTTTTGAGTAAGTTGTCCTCCATGGAGCTGATAAACTCCATCATCTTCTCCTTATCCATGATGAGCTTGGTTTTGGGTTTCTTTAAGGCTATAAGGTATATATTGCAGACAAGGGATAAGCTCAATATCCTGAAAACCTTTGGCTTTGTTCTGTTGGGTATTATCGGTGTGGGCGTTGTCATTACAATCGCCGTGGCTTTGAGGATTGTTATACCGCTTTTTATGCCTAAGATAGCCGATGCTGCTTATGTTAAGCTTTTGCCTTTTCTTATATGGTTTATCTTCCTATTTGCCCTGTTTTATATTACAAAGCCCAAGGATTTGAGGTTTTTGAATGTATTGGTCGCATCGTTTATAACAACGGTGGCTGTTTTTCTGCTTAAAGGAGCCCTATCGGCCTATTTTTCTGTGTTTTCTTATAATAAGGTTTATGGTGCTGTTGCAATAGTGCCGTCGCTGCTTTTATGGTTGTTCTTGTTGTGGAATGTTATACTGTTTGGCGTTGTTTTGGCCAAGGTGTTAAGGATTTGA
- a CDS encoding SufB/SufD family protein, with product MDIVKGYEKEFEQLVEMYEKNTNDKSLRSPGVATIIVSGNKVVGLNSVKGMRITSKERADGLVMIDVEIEDNTIIPVPVHLCTGFLKKRGEQILKFNYIIGDNVKVKFKSHCILTKVEKLHHYMESDMYIGKNSFVVYEDEHFHDENGGVFVETITKMKVDENSYFASKFYETKTRVGRINVVMDIELLKNAKANLESKIYGREDDIIDIREVLRLNGEYSSGIAASTIFATDRTKAHVVNEAYGNAAHARGHIECNEIVKGNEVEVSTLPLLKVLNDKAELTHEASVGRINQAQLETLMAKGLTEDEAAEFIVNGLLS from the coding sequence ATGGATATAGTTAAGGGATACGAGAAGGAGTTTGAGCAGCTTGTTGAGATGTATGAGAAGAATACAAATGATAAAAGCCTAAGAAGCCCTGGTGTTGCAACGATAATAGTCAGTGGCAATAAGGTTGTGGGCCTAAACAGCGTCAAGGGCATGAGGATTACATCGAAGGAGAGGGCCGACGGACTTGTGATGATAGATGTGGAAATAGAAGATAACACGATAATCCCTGTGCCTGTTCACCTCTGCACGGGCTTTCTGAAAAAGAGGGGTGAGCAGATATTGAAGTTTAACTATATAATAGGCGACAATGTTAAGGTGAAGTTTAAGTCGCATTGCATACTTACAAAGGTGGAAAAGCTGCACCACTATATGGAGAGCGACATGTATATAGGTAAAAACTCCTTTGTTGTCTATGAGGATGAGCACTTTCACGATGAAAACGGCGGTGTGTTTGTTGAGACGATAACAAAGATGAAGGTCGATGAGAATTCTTACTTTGCAAGCAAGTTCTATGAGACCAAAACGAGGGTCGGAAGGATCAATGTGGTTATGGATATAGAGCTTCTGAAGAATGCGAAAGCCAACTTAGAAAGCAAGATATACGGCAGGGAGGATGATATAATCGACATAAGAGAGGTTTTACGGCTAAACGGTGAGTATTCCTCCGGTATCGCTGCATCCACCATATTTGCAACGGATAGAACAAAGGCCCATGTTGTGAATGAGGCTTACGGTAATGCTGCCCATGCAAGGGGTCATATAGAGTGTAATGAGATAGTGAAGGGCAACGAGGTTGAGGTTTCAACCCTGCCGCTTCTGAAGGTTTTAAACGATAAGGCTGAGCTGACCCATGAGGCCAGTGTGGGTAGAATTAACCAGGCGCAGCTTGAAACCCTTATGGCAAAGGGTTTAACAGAGGATGAGGCTGCGGAGTTTATAGTTAACGGTCTGTTGAGCTGA
- the gltX gene encoding glutamate--tRNA ligase, protein MVRTRFAPSPTGHLHIGGLRTAIFNYLFAKANSGEFILRIEDTDKERSREEFTQAILEGLKWCNIEWDEICYQSERNEIYERYLDKLIKEGKAYRCYCSKERLEKLKEEQLKRGENPHYDGHCRNLKDYPKDKPYVVRIKLPEEDIDFFDHLHGDMHFSYKEFDDFIIRRSDGSFMYNFTNVVDDIECGITHVIRGDDHLTNTAKQIVLYRLFGKKPPEYAHVPMILGEDKTRLSKRHGAKSVLEYRQMGILPVALVNYLLRLGFSYGDKEIFSFDEMIRYFSLDRLNKSAAVFNPDKLIWVNFEHMKMMPPDKLLGYLRPFLDEACLSFDDGYLIEAIKTRQTKAQTLVELADEIRFYCKPPEDYDKKAIKKYVKASTKEYLALLLEKLKDADFSSEQALEGIFEDVLKRFDIKMVKLAQPVRIALTGRGIGPGIYEMLMVLGKDETIRRLERFLNVVF, encoded by the coding sequence ATGGTTAGAACACGCTTTGCTCCATCTCCAACGGGTCATCTGCACATAGGCGGCCTGAGGACGGCGATCTTTAATTATCTGTTTGCAAAGGCCAATAGTGGCGAGTTTATTCTGAGGATTGAGGATACGGACAAGGAGCGCTCAAGGGAGGAGTTTACCCAGGCCATCTTAGAGGGGCTTAAGTGGTGCAATATAGAGTGGGATGAGATATGCTATCAGAGCGAGAGGAACGAGATATACGAAAGATACTTAGACAAACTCATAAAAGAGGGTAAGGCCTATAGGTGTTATTGCTCCAAAGAGAGGCTTGAAAAGCTAAAGGAGGAGCAGCTGAAGAGGGGTGAGAATCCGCATTACGATGGCCACTGCAGAAACCTGAAGGATTACCCTAAAGATAAGCCGTATGTGGTTAGGATTAAGCTGCCTGAGGAGGATATAGATTTTTTTGACCATCTCCACGGCGATATGCACTTCTCTTATAAGGAGTTTGATGATTTTATCATAAGGCGGTCCGACGGTTCGTTTATGTATAACTTCACGAATGTGGTGGATGATATAGAGTGCGGCATAACGCATGTAATAAGGGGCGATGACCATTTGACGAATACGGCAAAGCAGATTGTCCTTTATCGGCTTTTTGGTAAAAAGCCTCCTGAGTATGCCCATGTTCCGATGATTTTGGGTGAGGATAAAACGAGATTGTCAAAGCGGCACGGTGCAAAAAGCGTTTTGGAATACAGGCAAATGGGTATTCTGCCTGTGGCCTTGGTTAATTACCTACTGAGGCTGGGTTTTTCATACGGCGATAAGGAGATATTTAGCTTCGATGAGATGATTAGATATTTTTCCCTTGACAGGCTCAATAAGTCTGCTGCCGTCTTCAATCCCGATAAGCTCATCTGGGTAAACTTTGAGCATATGAAGATGATGCCGCCTGATAAACTCCTTGGGTATTTAAGGCCGTTTTTGGATGAGGCCTGCTTAAGCTTTGATGATGGCTATTTGATTGAGGCCATAAAGACAAGGCAGACCAAAGCGCAAACACTTGTTGAGCTTGCCGATGAGATTAGGTTCTATTGCAAACCGCCTGAGGATTACGATAAAAAAGCAATAAAGAAGTATGTAAAGGCAAGCACAAAGGAATATTTAGCCCTTCTGTTGGAGAAGCTAAAGGATGCGGATTTTTCCTCTGAGCAGGCGCTTGAGGGTATTTTTGAGGATGTGCTTAAGAGGTTCGATATAAAGATGGTCAAGCTTGCCCAGCCTGTGAGGATAGCCCTAACGGGCAGGGGTATTGGGCCTGGTATATACGAAATGCTTATGGTTTTGGGCAAAGATGAAACCATAAGACGCCTGGAAAGATTCCTGAATGTCGTTTTTTAA
- a CDS encoding endonuclease V, giving the protein MDLEKLKLQQLSLLKSLNLKDRIKPDKVRYVAGIDLTYLDIWKASTIGIASLVVWDVVNRSVDDVFFYEGRVDFPYIPTFLAYRELPLILGVYNRCTRGVDAFMLDGMGIMHPRRMGIAAHFGIVCDAVSLGCAKSHLIGEYKLPDSVGEYNAVLIDGEVVGYVLKSKKNANPIFISPGNNITAQSALKLTLMCLNGYRLPEPTRLAHNFLQEYRRSIS; this is encoded by the coding sequence ATGGATTTGGAGAAACTTAAGCTTCAACAGCTATCCCTGCTGAAGAGCCTAAACCTTAAAGATAGAATTAAACCAGACAAGGTTAGGTATGTGGCCGGTATCGATCTAACCTATCTGGATATATGGAAGGCCTCCACCATTGGCATTGCCTCTTTAGTTGTATGGGATGTTGTTAACAGAAGCGTTGATGATGTGTTCTTCTATGAGGGCAGGGTCGATTTTCCATACATACCCACATTTTTGGCTTACAGGGAACTGCCCTTGATACTTGGTGTTTACAATAGATGCACCCGTGGTGTCGATGCTTTTATGCTCGACGGTATGGGTATAATGCACCCAAGAAGGATGGGTATTGCTGCTCACTTCGGCATCGTTTGCGATGCTGTCTCTTTGGGATGTGCCAAATCCCACCTGATAGGCGAATACAAACTGCCAGATAGTGTGGGTGAATACAATGCCGTTTTGATAGACGGTGAGGTTGTGGGGTATGTATTGAAGTCTAAGAAGAACGCCAACCCCATCTTTATCTCACCGGGAAACAACATCACAGCCCAGAGCGCCCTAAAGCTTACGCTTATGTGCTTGAATGGCTATAGGCTCCCTGAGCCAACAAGACTTGCCCACAACTTCCTGCAGGAATACAGGAGGTCTATTTCATAG